The following are encoded in a window of Pseudomonas sp. JQ170C genomic DNA:
- a CDS encoding DUF1652 domain-containing protein, translating to MNKLTFPNACQVMRWHFHPLGFEASMDAPRSMVARLFDRATGETLLAIAGIPCATVMPAADVERIIEAVEAELDAFEPSCNLRAAG from the coding sequence ATGAACAAGCTTACGTTTCCCAACGCTTGCCAGGTAATGCGCTGGCATTTTCACCCGCTGGGTTTCGAGGCCAGCATGGACGCCCCGCGCAGCATGGTCGCCCGCCTGTTCGACCGTGCCACCGGCGAAACGCTGCTCGCCATCGCCGGCATCCCCTGCGCCACCGTCATGCCGGCAGCCGATGTCGAACGCATCATCGAGGCGGTCGAAGCCGAACTCGATGCCTTCGAGCCTTCCTGCAACCTGCGCGCGGCCGGCTGA
- a CDS encoding AraC family transcriptional regulator translates to MSPNGQPIQPEPQALEHLTELPRPVYGHRQTLPNIALGYRHAHPWGQLSYAIGGVLEVHTDDGFYLVPPQRAVWVPAQVPHRVSCADDTRLRSLYLEHAPSAWSSTRCRVLAINPLLRELIRTFSELPVHYDPQGADGRLVQVLVDQLQVAAEQQLMLPLPHDSRLRALCAHLQAQPDAPTGLNDWALREGVSEKTLSRLFQRETGLSFRHWRQRMRLLSALPALERGERVTDVALACGYDSLSAFIAAFGKQFGLPPGAFFRAQTTEIALHEALPDETR, encoded by the coding sequence GTGTCGCCAAACGGACAACCCATCCAGCCCGAGCCCCAGGCCCTCGAACACCTGACCGAGCTGCCGCGCCCGGTCTACGGCCATCGCCAGACGCTGCCGAACATCGCCCTGGGCTACCGCCACGCGCACCCCTGGGGGCAGTTGTCCTATGCCATCGGCGGCGTGCTCGAAGTGCATACCGACGACGGTTTCTACCTTGTCCCGCCGCAGCGGGCGGTCTGGGTACCGGCACAGGTCCCGCACCGCGTCAGCTGCGCCGACGATACCCGCCTGCGCAGCCTCTACCTGGAACACGCGCCCAGCGCCTGGTCGAGCACCCGCTGCCGGGTGCTCGCGATCAATCCCCTGTTGCGCGAGTTGATCCGCACCTTCAGCGAACTGCCGGTCCATTACGATCCCCAGGGGGCCGATGGCCGCCTGGTGCAGGTACTGGTCGATCAACTGCAAGTCGCCGCAGAGCAGCAACTGATGCTGCCCCTGCCCCACGACAGCCGCCTGCGCGCCCTGTGTGCTCACCTTCAGGCACAGCCTGACGCGCCGACCGGGCTCAACGACTGGGCATTGCGCGAGGGTGTTTCGGAAAAGACCCTGAGCCGCCTGTTCCAGCGCGAGACCGGCCTGAGTTTTCGCCACTGGCGCCAGCGCATGCGCCTGTTGAGCGCGCTGCCGGCGCTGGAGCGCGGCGAACGGGTAACCGATGTTGCCCTGGCCTGCGGCTACGATTCACTGTCGGCGTTCATTGCAGCCTTCGGCAAACAGTTCGGTTTGCCGCCGGGGGCGTTCTTTCGCGCCCAAACCACCGAAATCGCTCTACATGAGGCCTTGCCCGATGAAACACGTTAA
- the srmL gene encoding PheS-related mystery ligase SrmL, translated as MPIKNFIPNEKLNQALGLSDLTEATPTPHAIYLLMSEIVSGLKLLGWPTAQLVTGPRIVSAQDNYGLLGYSPDETTLGSAHTRWVDDRSLLRTQTTSQIPPALQAAAQARKPGETLMIAAPGITFRRDTRDRWHCAEPHQMDIWVLGDPCLSSRSELLRLVGDIVKIAVPDAAWTHSDSPHHYTDGGIEVNLMTQGQPVEVLECGCIATSLLNRLNIDSSTHGGLALGMGLDRLTMLRKGIPDIRLLRDEHPRVRAQMHDLLPWKPVSRLPSITRDISLAVTPGQTEEALTEKMLHAAADKAGWIEEMQVKGRWSVDELPSQAIERLGLLPGQENVLLRVVLRDSSRSIATEEANALYAHLQAALHEGAAGGGYRL; from the coding sequence ATGCCTATAAAAAACTTCATTCCCAACGAAAAACTCAATCAAGCGCTCGGACTAAGCGACCTGACAGAAGCCACTCCTACCCCTCACGCCATTTACCTCTTGATGAGCGAGATCGTCAGCGGCTTGAAGTTATTGGGTTGGCCAACGGCACAGCTGGTAACCGGCCCGCGCATCGTGTCCGCGCAAGACAACTACGGCTTGCTGGGGTACAGCCCGGACGAAACAACCTTGGGCAGCGCCCATACGCGGTGGGTCGACGACCGCTCGTTGCTGCGCACCCAGACCACCAGCCAGATCCCACCGGCACTGCAGGCCGCGGCACAGGCCAGGAAGCCGGGTGAAACCCTCATGATCGCCGCCCCGGGCATCACCTTCAGGCGTGATACCCGCGATCGCTGGCACTGTGCCGAACCTCATCAAATGGACATCTGGGTCTTGGGCGATCCTTGCCTGTCATCTCGCTCTGAGCTGCTGCGACTGGTCGGGGATATCGTGAAGATCGCTGTGCCTGATGCGGCCTGGACCCATAGCGATAGCCCGCATCACTACACCGACGGAGGGATCGAGGTGAACCTGATGACTCAAGGGCAGCCCGTCGAAGTCCTTGAGTGTGGCTGCATTGCCACCTCACTCCTCAATCGGCTGAACATCGACTCAAGCACACATGGCGGGCTGGCCCTGGGGATGGGCCTGGACCGACTGACCATGCTTCGCAAGGGCATTCCCGATATTCGCCTGCTGCGTGATGAGCATCCAAGGGTCCGCGCGCAGATGCATGACTTGCTGCCGTGGAAACCGGTTTCACGCTTGCCGTCGATCACGCGGGATATTTCGCTTGCCGTCACACCCGGCCAGACAGAAGAAGCGCTGACAGAGAAGATGCTGCACGCAGCCGCGGACAAGGCCGGCTGGATCGAAGAAATGCAGGTCAAGGGACGCTGGTCGGTGGATGAGCTTCCCAGCCAGGCCATCGAACGCCTGGGGCTGCTGCCGGGCCAGGAGAATGTGCTGCTTCGGGTAGTGTTGCGCGATAGCTCCCGGTCCATTGCAACAGAGGAAGCCAATGCACTGTATGCGCATCTGCAAGCTGCGTTGCACGAAGGGGCTGCCGGGGGTGGCTATCGACTGTGA
- the ampC gene encoding class C beta-lactamase, producing the protein MKHVKTRAIPAILAAATLMLGAAPALAAPLADAPLESTVNTIIRPLMQQQGIAGMAVAISVDGKQHYFNFGVASKQSAQPVTPETLFEIGSVSKTFTATLAAYAQASGALSLSDTASKHWPALKGTAFDGITLLNLGTYSAGGLPLQFPDPVKTPSDLPGYYTHWKADYAPGTHRLYSNPSLGLFGYLAARSLKAPFTDLMQKQLLPQLGLQHTFVQVPAEQLGNYAQGYNKDDQPVRVGPGPLDAEAYGVKTTSADLLHYLEVNMRPKAQNPVLERTLGITQTGYYQVGEMIQGLGWEMYRYPVSLDHLLEGNSNDIALQPQRVTWLKPPRAPEPDTWLNKTGSTNGFGAYVAFVPSKNIAIVLLANKNYPNAERVKAAHAILGAVGR; encoded by the coding sequence ATGAAACACGTTAAAACCCGGGCCATCCCGGCGATCCTGGCAGCTGCCACCCTGATGCTCGGTGCAGCCCCCGCCCTGGCTGCGCCGCTCGCCGATGCCCCACTCGAATCGACCGTCAACACCATCATCCGCCCGCTGATGCAGCAACAGGGGATTGCCGGCATGGCCGTGGCGATCTCGGTAGACGGCAAACAGCATTACTTCAATTTTGGCGTTGCATCGAAGCAATCGGCTCAGCCGGTCACCCCTGAGACCCTGTTCGAGATCGGCTCGGTGAGCAAGACCTTCACCGCCACCCTGGCCGCTTACGCCCAGGCCAGCGGTGCGCTGTCGCTCAGCGATACCGCCAGCAAGCACTGGCCGGCGCTCAAGGGCACCGCGTTCGATGGCATCACCCTGCTCAACCTGGGGACCTACAGTGCGGGCGGCCTGCCCTTGCAGTTTCCCGACCCGGTCAAGACGCCGTCCGACCTGCCCGGCTATTACACCCATTGGAAAGCCGACTACGCACCCGGCACCCACCGGTTGTACTCCAACCCCAGCCTGGGCCTGTTCGGCTACCTCGCGGCCCGCAGCCTGAAGGCGCCGTTCACGGACCTCATGCAAAAGCAGCTGCTGCCACAACTGGGCCTGCAGCACACCTTCGTCCAGGTGCCCGCCGAGCAACTGGGCAACTATGCCCAGGGCTACAACAAGGACGATCAGCCCGTGCGCGTCGGCCCTGGGCCGCTGGACGCCGAAGCCTATGGCGTGAAAACCACATCGGCCGACCTGCTGCACTACCTGGAAGTGAACATGCGGCCCAAGGCCCAGAACCCGGTGCTGGAGCGCACCCTGGGGATTACCCAGACCGGCTACTACCAGGTCGGCGAGATGATTCAGGGCCTGGGCTGGGAAATGTATCGCTACCCTGTGTCCCTTGATCATCTGCTCGAGGGCAACTCGAACGACATCGCCCTGCAGCCGCAGCGGGTGACCTGGCTCAAGCCGCCCCGTGCCCCAGAGCCCGACACCTGGCTGAACAAGACCGGCTCGACCAATGGTTTTGGCGCCTATGTCGCGTTTGTACCGTCGAAGAACATCGCCATTGTGCTGCTGGCGAACAAGAACTACCCCAACGCCGAACGGGTAAAAGCGGCCCATGCGATTCTCGGCGCAGTGGGCCGTTAA
- a CDS encoding DUF1624 domain-containing protein, which translates to MPLPFTVSLRMPPSHSRLQSIDALRGLVMLFMLLDHVRETFFLHRQVSDPMDALTIAPELFFTRLLSALCAPVFIFLTGLSAWLYSQKHSRADTSRFLLKRGVFLVLLELTLVNLAWNGTLLPQTLWLQVIWCIGVCMIALAAALHLPRAALLLIGAVIVGGHNLLDALVLAPDSPWFAPWAILHQRDFIDLGVTRARTTYPVLPWIGVILLGWGIGPWFAQTRDARRRLARLTGWGLGLLVAFVALRLLNGYGEQPWVATGDAVRTTMSFLSARKYPPSLMFLLPTLGMCLVLLALLERYQARRWVPVLALFGAAPMFFYLLHLYVLKALYLVAVAVWGLNQGQYFGFEQVSAVWLCSLVLALLLYAPTRWFAALKQRRRDIAWLKYF; encoded by the coding sequence ATGCCGTTACCCTTTACCGTGAGCCTGCGTATGCCCCCCAGCCACTCCCGTCTGCAGTCGATCGACGCCTTGCGCGGCCTGGTGATGTTGTTCATGTTGCTCGACCACGTGCGCGAGACGTTCTTCCTGCACCGCCAGGTCAGCGATCCCATGGACGCGCTGACAATCGCCCCCGAGCTGTTCTTCACCCGTTTGCTCAGTGCCCTGTGCGCCCCGGTGTTCATCTTCCTGACCGGCCTGTCGGCCTGGCTCTACAGCCAGAAGCACAGCCGTGCCGACACCTCGCGGTTTTTGCTCAAGCGCGGGGTGTTTCTGGTGCTGCTGGAGCTGACCCTGGTCAACCTGGCCTGGAATGGCACCTTGCTGCCGCAGACCCTGTGGCTGCAGGTGATCTGGTGCATCGGCGTGTGCATGATTGCGCTGGCGGCGGCCTTGCATCTGCCGCGCGCGGCGTTGCTGCTGATAGGCGCCGTGATCGTGGGCGGGCACAACTTGCTCGATGCGCTTGTACTGGCCCCCGATTCACCCTGGTTCGCACCCTGGGCGATCCTGCACCAGCGCGACTTCATCGACCTGGGCGTTACCCGCGCGCGCACCACCTACCCGGTATTGCCCTGGATCGGCGTGATTCTGCTGGGCTGGGGGATTGGCCCCTGGTTTGCGCAAACCAGGGACGCCAGACGCCGCCTGGCGCGGCTGACAGGGTGGGGGTTGGGTTTGCTGGTGGCGTTTGTCGCCCTGCGCCTGCTCAATGGCTACGGCGAGCAGCCCTGGGTGGCCACGGGCGATGCCGTGCGCACCACCATGAGTTTTCTCAGCGCGCGCAAATACCCGCCTTCGTTGATGTTCCTGCTGCCCACCCTGGGAATGTGCCTGGTGCTGCTGGCGCTACTCGAGCGCTACCAGGCCCGGCGCTGGGTGCCGGTGCTGGCGCTGTTCGGCGCCGCACCGATGTTCTTCTACCTGCTGCACCTGTATGTACTCAAGGCCCTGTATCTGGTGGCCGTGGCCGTGTGGGGCCTGAACCAGGGGCAGTACTTTGGTTTCGAGCAGGTCAGCGCCGTATGGCTCTGCAGCCTGGTGCTGGCGCTGCTGCTGTATGCCCCGACGCGCTGGTTCGCAGCGCTGAAACAGCGACGTCGAGACATCGCCTGGCTCAAGTACTTTTGA
- a CDS encoding DUF899 domain-containing protein, whose amino-acid sequence MDNYRNPQVVSRSEWLAARRQLLLHEKALTHQRDELSKARRALPWVRVEQDFSFEGGQGRLSLADLFAGRSQLLVYHFMFADGWDEGCGGCSFLADHFDGANLHLAHHDVSLVAVSRAPFGEFQGFKQRMGWKFPWVSSHGSHFNQAFGVSVSDDGNSQYNYEPYSGEETELPGLSVFYRDADGTIFHTYSSYARGLDILVGAYNFLDLMPKGRNEEGTMDWVRHHDRYEGASDTSHCCHD is encoded by the coding sequence ATGGACAACTACCGCAACCCACAAGTGGTCTCGCGTAGCGAGTGGCTCGCCGCCCGCCGCCAGCTGCTGCTGCATGAAAAAGCCCTGACCCACCAGCGCGACGAGTTGAGCAAGGCCCGCCGCGCCCTGCCCTGGGTGCGGGTCGAGCAGGATTTCAGTTTTGAAGGCGGGCAAGGCCGCCTGAGCCTGGCCGATCTGTTCGCCGGTCGCAGCCAGTTGCTGGTGTACCACTTCATGTTCGCCGACGGCTGGGACGAAGGCTGCGGCGGCTGCTCGTTCCTGGCCGATCACTTCGACGGCGCCAACCTGCACCTGGCTCATCACGATGTGTCGCTGGTGGCCGTATCCCGTGCGCCTTTCGGCGAGTTCCAGGGCTTCAAGCAACGCATGGGCTGGAAGTTTCCCTGGGTCTCGTCCCATGGCAGCCACTTCAACCAGGCCTTTGGTGTCAGCGTCAGCGACGACGGCAACAGCCAGTACAACTACGAACCCTACTCGGGCGAGGAAACCGAACTGCCAGGCCTGAGCGTGTTCTATCGCGATGCCGACGGCACAATTTTCCATACTTATTCCAGCTACGCCCGCGGCCTGGATATCCTGGTGGGCGCCTACAATTTCCTCGACCTGATGCCCAAGGGCCGCAACGAAGAAGGCACCATGGACTGGGTCCGTCATCACGACCGCTATGAAGGGGCAAGCGACACCTCCCATTGCTGCCACGACTGA
- a CDS encoding putative bifunctional diguanylate cyclase/phosphodiesterase, with protein MLNGSYSSSLVLISLFVAILASYTALDLTGRIATAKGRAVYLWMTGGALAMGVGIWSMHFIGMLAFSLPIQLGYDLGLTLLSLLIAGLSSGFALWLVSQPSLPWMQLALGSLVMGTGISSMHYTGMAALLMQPGIDYDPQLFALSLVIAVGASAAALWIAFRLRQQTLYVRQIRGVAAVVMGVAIVGMHYTGMAAANFPEGSFCGALGSGLSGDGLDYLVLITTLSVLAVALLTSVLDARLEARTAALAQSLTLANQELTQLALHDTLTGLPNRTLLADRIEQAISKVAEQGGYFAMMFIDLDGFKPVNDAFGHHMGDLLLKEVALRLRGHLHSQDTLARIGGDEFVLLVELQEPDDAVGVAAKQVNLISRAFRVAEQNLQISASIGIVLYPGNGTDQHELLRNADAAMYHAKSAGKNGYSFFDVSMNSNARLQLQLLQDLRVALEQGQFRLYYQPKFDAQNCQPIGAEALLRWEHPQHGLLLPDRFIVLAEKTGLIIPIGEWVLDEACRQMRAWIDQGHADWRIAVNLSAIQFCHAGLVESVARVLARHQLPANSLTLEITETTAMRDADASMAVLQQLSDMGVDLSIDDFGTGYSSLMYLKRLPANELKIDRGFVRDLEQDSDDAAIVSAIVALGQALGLRIVAEGVETDRQQNFLTRLGCDSLQGYLLGQPMPAERFIVDVERARTAMAVS; from the coding sequence ATGCTGAACGGTAGTTACTCTTCTTCGCTGGTGTTGATTTCCCTCTTCGTGGCCATTCTTGCCTCCTATACCGCACTCGACCTCACCGGTCGCATCGCCACGGCCAAGGGCCGTGCGGTGTATTTGTGGATGACCGGCGGGGCGCTGGCGATGGGGGTGGGGATCTGGTCGATGCACTTTATCGGCATGCTCGCTTTCAGTTTGCCGATCCAGCTGGGGTATGACCTGGGCCTGACCTTGTTGTCGCTGCTCATCGCCGGCCTGTCTTCGGGCTTTGCCTTGTGGCTGGTCAGTCAGCCAAGCCTGCCCTGGATGCAATTGGCGCTGGGGTCGCTGGTGATGGGGACCGGTATCAGCAGCATGCATTACACCGGGATGGCCGCGTTACTGATGCAACCCGGTATCGACTACGACCCGCAATTGTTTGCGTTGTCGCTGGTGATTGCAGTGGGGGCTTCGGCCGCGGCGTTGTGGATCGCCTTCCGGCTGCGCCAGCAAACCCTCTATGTGCGGCAGATCCGCGGTGTTGCTGCCGTGGTGATGGGGGTGGCGATTGTCGGGATGCACTACACCGGCATGGCGGCGGCGAATTTCCCCGAAGGCAGTTTCTGCGGTGCGCTGGGCAGCGGCCTGAGCGGTGATGGCCTGGATTACCTGGTGTTGATCACCACCCTGTCGGTGCTGGCGGTGGCGTTGCTGACCTCGGTGCTCGATGCGCGCCTGGAGGCGCGCACGGCGGCGCTGGCGCAGTCGTTGACCCTGGCCAACCAGGAGCTGACCCAGTTGGCCCTGCACGACACCCTGACCGGATTGCCCAATCGCACGTTGCTGGCCGATCGCATCGAGCAGGCAATCAGCAAGGTGGCGGAGCAGGGCGGTTACTTTGCGATGATGTTCATCGACCTGGACGGCTTCAAGCCGGTCAACGATGCCTTCGGCCACCACATGGGCGACCTGCTGCTCAAGGAAGTGGCGTTGCGCTTGCGCGGTCACCTGCACAGCCAGGACACCCTGGCCCGTATCGGTGGCGATGAGTTCGTGTTGCTGGTGGAGTTGCAGGAGCCCGACGACGCCGTGGGGGTCGCGGCCAAGCAGGTCAACCTGATCTCCCGCGCGTTTCGCGTGGCCGAGCAGAACCTGCAGATTTCCGCGAGCATCGGCATTGTCCTGTACCCGGGTAACGGCACAGACCAACATGAGCTGTTGCGCAATGCCGATGCGGCGATGTATCACGCCAAAAGCGCGGGCAAGAACGGCTACAGCTTCTTCGATGTGTCGATGAACAGCAACGCGCGCCTGCAACTGCAACTGCTCCAGGACCTGCGCGTGGCGTTGGAGCAGGGCCAGTTCCGCCTCTATTACCAACCCAAGTTCGATGCCCAGAACTGCCAGCCCATCGGTGCCGAGGCGCTGCTGCGCTGGGAGCATCCCCAGCATGGCTTGCTGCTGCCGGATCGCTTTATCGTGCTGGCAGAGAAGACTGGCTTGATCATCCCCATCGGCGAATGGGTACTCGACGAAGCCTGCCGGCAGATGCGTGCCTGGATTGACCAGGGGCATGCCGACTGGCGCATCGCGGTCAACCTCTCGGCCATTCAGTTCTGTCATGCCGGGCTGGTGGAGAGCGTGGCGCGGGTGTTGGCGCGGCATCAATTGCCGGCCAACAGCCTGACCCTGGAAATCACCGAAACCACGGCCATGCGCGATGCCGATGCGAGCATGGCGGTGTTGCAGCAGCTGTCGGACATGGGCGTGGACCTGTCGATCGACGATTTCGGCACCGGCTATTCCAGCCTGATGTACCTCAAGCGCTTGCCGGCCAACGAGTTGAAGATCGACCGTGGCTTTGTGCGTGATCTTGAGCAGGACAGCGACGATGCCGCGATTGTCTCGGCGATTGTCGCGCTGGGGCAGGCCCTGGGCTTGCGGATCGTGGCCGAGGGTGTGGAGACCGACCGTCAACAGAACTTCCTGACGCGCCTGGGTTGCGACTCATTGCAGGGGTATTTGCTCGGCCAGCCCATGCCGGCCGAGCGCTTTATTGTCGATGTCGAGCGTGCGCGCACAGCAATGGCGGTGAGTTGA
- a CDS encoding pyridoxal phosphate-dependent aminotransferase, whose product MRYSALTHRIAGDGAAAWNIHYRAVELQSQGREIFLLSIGDPDFDTPQPIVQAAIDSLRAGHTHYADVRGSQGLRQAIASHQTRHSGQPVDAQNVVVLAGAQCALYGVAQCLFDPGDEVIVAEPMYVTYEAVFGACGARVVPVAVKPEQGFRVDPADVAARVTPRTRALLFNSPHNPTGASLPRATWERLAQICIDHDLWLISDEVYSELLYEGEHFSPASLPGMAERTATINSLSKSHAMSGWRVGWVIGPQVLGEHLSNLALCMLYGLPDFIQNAAQLALEQDLPQVRQMRDTYRERRDRVCASLADCPGVRVHTPDGGMFVMIDIRETGMGAQAFAERLLEEHGVSVLAGDAFGPSAAGHLRLGLVLDSERLEQACRRIARCAMQALEGQASVEQGRRHVDGKAQYRGVEHKAYQ is encoded by the coding sequence ATGCGTTATTCCGCGCTCACCCATCGTATCGCCGGTGACGGCGCTGCTGCCTGGAACATTCACTACCGCGCGGTCGAGCTGCAAAGCCAGGGGCGCGAGATCTTTCTGCTGTCGATTGGCGACCCGGATTTCGACACCCCGCAGCCGATTGTCCAGGCGGCCATCGACAGCCTGCGTGCCGGTCATACCCATTACGCCGACGTGCGTGGCAGCCAGGGGTTGCGCCAGGCCATCGCCAGCCACCAGACCCGCCACAGCGGCCAGCCGGTCGATGCGCAGAACGTGGTGGTACTGGCGGGGGCGCAATGTGCGCTGTACGGCGTGGCGCAGTGCCTGTTCGATCCGGGTGACGAAGTGATTGTGGCCGAACCGATGTATGTCACCTACGAGGCGGTGTTCGGCGCCTGTGGTGCCCGGGTGGTGCCGGTGGCGGTCAAGCCCGAGCAGGGTTTTCGCGTAGACCCGGCCGATGTCGCCGCACGGGTTACGCCGCGCACCCGCGCGCTGTTGTTCAACAGCCCGCACAACCCCACGGGGGCCAGCCTGCCTCGGGCCACCTGGGAGCGCCTGGCACAGATCTGCATCGACCATGACCTGTGGCTGATCAGCGACGAGGTCTACAGCGAACTGCTCTACGAAGGCGAACACTTCAGCCCCGCCAGCCTGCCGGGCATGGCCGAACGCACGGCGACCATCAACAGCCTTTCCAAGTCCCACGCCATGTCGGGCTGGCGGGTGGGTTGGGTGATCGGACCCCAGGTGCTGGGCGAACACTTGAGCAACCTTGCGCTGTGCATGCTGTATGGGCTGCCGGACTTTATCCAGAATGCGGCCCAGCTGGCGCTGGAGCAGGACCTGCCCCAGGTGCGGCAGATGCGCGACACCTACCGCGAGCGACGCGACCGGGTCTGTGCGAGCCTGGCCGATTGCCCCGGCGTGCGGGTACACACGCCAGACGGCGGCATGTTCGTGATGATCGATATTCGCGAAACGGGGATGGGCGCCCAGGCGTTTGCCGAGCGCCTGCTGGAGGAGCATGGGGTGTCGGTACTGGCGGGCGATGCCTTTGGGCCCAGCGCGGCCGGGCACCTGCGCCTGGGCCTGGTGCTCGACAGCGAGCGCCTGGAGCAGGCCTGCCGTCGCATCGCCCGGTGCGCCATGCAGGCGCTCGAAG
- a CDS encoding bile acid:sodium symporter family protein produces the protein MKYLRMLFDNFTLALLGVILIATLLPCEGTGAVLFGGLTNLAIGLLFFLHGAKLSREAVAAGAGHWRLHVLVFACTFVMFPLLGMALKPLLLPLVGDELYLGVLYLCALPATVQSAIAFTSLARGNVPAAICSAAASSLLGIALTPLLVVLLMGVEGDTGSSLDAVLKIVLQLLVPFVAGQLARRWIGHWVARNARWLKIVDQGSILLVVYTAFSDAVVSGLWHSVAPARLAGLVLVCCLLLALVLWCTAALGRWLGFSVEDRITILFAGSKKSMATGVPMAQVLFVGGGIGAMILPLMIFHQIQLMVCAVLAQRYAARKDVPSAAQADQPLV, from the coding sequence ATGAAGTACCTGCGGATGTTGTTCGACAATTTCACCCTGGCCCTGCTCGGGGTGATCCTCATAGCCACCCTGTTGCCCTGCGAAGGCACGGGCGCCGTGCTGTTCGGCGGCCTGACCAACCTTGCCATCGGCCTGCTGTTCTTCCTTCACGGCGCCAAATTGTCTCGCGAGGCGGTGGCGGCCGGCGCCGGGCACTGGCGCCTGCATGTGCTGGTATTTGCCTGCACGTTCGTGATGTTTCCGCTGCTGGGCATGGCGCTCAAGCCGCTGTTGTTGCCGCTGGTGGGTGATGAGCTGTACCTGGGTGTGCTCTACCTCTGCGCCTTGCCGGCGACGGTGCAGTCGGCCATTGCCTTTACCTCGCTGGCCCGCGGCAACGTGCCGGCCGCCATTTGCAGCGCGGCGGCCTCCAGTTTGCTCGGTATTGCCCTGACGCCGTTGCTGGTGGTGCTGTTGATGGGCGTGGAGGGTGATACCGGCTCAAGCCTGGATGCGGTGCTCAAGATTGTCCTGCAGTTGCTGGTGCCCTTTGTTGCCGGGCAACTGGCGCGGCGCTGGATCGGCCATTGGGTGGCGCGCAACGCACGCTGGCTGAAAATCGTCGATCAGGGGTCGATCCTGCTGGTGGTCTACACCGCCTTCAGCGATGCGGTGGTCAGCGGTCTGTGGCATTCGGTGGCGCCGGCGCGTCTGGCTGGCCTGGTGCTGGTCTGTTGCCTGTTGCTGGCGCTGGTGCTGTGGTGCACGGCCGCGCTGGGGCGGTGGCTGGGGTTCAGTGTCGAAGACCGCATTACCATCCTGTTTGCCGGCTCGAAAAAGAGCATGGCCACCGGCGTGCCCATGGCCCAGGTGCTGTTCGTCGGCGGCGGCATTGGCGCGATGATCCTGCCCTTGATGATCTTCCACCAGATCCAACTGATGGTCTGCGCGGTCCTGGCCCAGCGCTACGCCGCCCGCAAGGATGTGCCGTCTGCCGCGCAGGCGGATCAACCTTTGGTGTAA